The Dasypus novemcinctus isolate mDasNov1 chromosome 2, mDasNov1.1.hap2, whole genome shotgun sequence genome includes a region encoding these proteins:
- the LOC101445802 gene encoding L-lactate dehydrogenase A chain, with product MATLKDQLIQNLLKEEQIPQNKITVVGVGAVGMACAISILMKELADEFALVDVIEDKLKGEMMDLQHGTLFLRTPKIVSGKDYSVTANSKLVIITAGARQQEGESRLNLVQRNVNIFKFIIPNVVKYSPNCKLLIVSNPVDILTYVAWKLSGFPKNRVIGSGCNLDSARFRYLMGERLGVHPSSCHGWVLGEHGDSSVPVWSGMNVAGVSLKNLHPELGTDADKEQWKEVHKQVVDSAYEVIKLKGYTSWAIGLSVADLAETIMKNLRRVHPVSTMIKGLYGIKDDVFLSVPCVLGQNGISDVVKVTLTPEEEGRLKKSADTLWGIQKELQF from the coding sequence ATGGCAACTCTCAAGGATCAGCTGATTCAGAATCTCCTTAAGGAAGAACAGATCCCTCAGAATAAGATTACAGTTGTTGGGGTTGGTGCTGTTGGCATGGCCTGTGCCATCAGTATTCTGATGAAGGAACTGGCAGATGAATTTGCACTTGTGGATGTCATAGAAgacaaactgaagggagagatgATGGATCTCCAACATGGCACCCTTTTCCTTAGAACACCAAAAATTGTCTCTGGCAAAGACTATAGTGTGACTGCAAACTCCAAGCTGGTTATCATCACAGCTGGGGCTCGTCAGCAAGAGGGAGAAAGCCGTCTTAATTTGGTCCAGCGTAATGTAAACATCTTTAAATTCATCATTCCTAATGTTGTAAAATACAGCCCAAACTGCAAGTTGCTTATTGTTTCCAATCCAGTGGATATATTGACCTATGTGGCTTGGAAACTAAGTGGCTTTCCCAAAAACCGTGTTATTGGAAGTGGTTGCAATCTGGATTCAGCCCGGTTCCGTTACCTAATGGGGGAGAGGCTGGGAGTTCACCCATCCAGCTGTCATGGCTGggtccttggggaacatggagACTCTAGTGTGCCTGTGTGGAGTGGAATGAATGTTGCTGGTGTCTCCTTGAAAAATCTGCACCCTGAGTTAGGCACTGATGCAGATAAGGAACAATGGAAAGAGGTTCACAAACAGGTGGTTGACAGTGCTTATGAGGTGATCAAACTGAAAGGCTATACCTCCTGGGCCATTGGGTTATCTGTGGCAGATTTGGCAGAAACTATAATGAAGAATCTTAGACGTGTACATCCTGTTTCCACCATGATTAAGGGACTCTATGGAATAAAAGATGACGTCTTCCTTAGTGTTCCTTGCGTCTTGGGACAGAATGGTATCTCAGATGTTGTCAAGGTGACTCTGACTCCTGAAGAAGAAGGCCGTTTGAAGAAGAGTGCAGATACACTTTGGGGGATCCAAAAAGAGCTACAATTTTAA